The Sagittula sp. P11 genome window below encodes:
- a CDS encoding ABC transporter permease: MTDTITSHDPAAAEPAPVAKPQGYWQGVGARLVRDPLTMICFGVLMLLILSAIFAPWLGLADPYKGSMIARLKAPGTEGYPLGTDEQGRDMLARLIYGGRLTLFIGLMPVVFAFFIGSALGIVAGYVGGMTNTIIMRTVDVFFAFPSVLLAIAISGALGAGIFNSLVSLTIVFIPPITRVAEAVTSGVRALDYIDAARATGANAWTVIRVHVIGNVLSPIFVYATSLTSVCMILAAGLSFLGIGVRPPEPEWGLMLNTLRSAIYVNPWLSALPGVMIFVTSLCLNLLSDGLRSAMNVRD, encoded by the coding sequence ATGACGGATACCATAACATCACATGATCCAGCCGCGGCAGAGCCCGCCCCGGTCGCCAAGCCGCAGGGCTACTGGCAGGGCGTGGGCGCGCGGCTGGTGCGCGATCCCCTGACCATGATCTGCTTCGGCGTGCTGATGCTGCTGATCCTCTCGGCGATCTTCGCGCCATGGCTGGGGCTGGCGGATCCTTACAAGGGCTCGATGATCGCCCGCCTGAAGGCACCGGGCACAGAAGGCTACCCGCTGGGCACCGACGAACAGGGCCGCGACATGCTGGCCCGGCTGATCTACGGCGGGCGGCTGACGCTGTTCATCGGGCTGATGCCGGTGGTCTTCGCCTTCTTCATCGGCTCGGCGCTCGGGATCGTCGCGGGCTACGTCGGCGGCATGACCAACACCATCATCATGCGCACCGTGGACGTCTTCTTTGCCTTCCCGTCGGTGCTGCTGGCCATCGCCATTTCCGGCGCGCTGGGGGCGGGGATCTTCAACAGCCTCGTATCGCTGACCATCGTCTTCATCCCGCCGATCACCCGCGTGGCCGAAGCGGTGACCTCCGGGGTGCGCGCGCTCGACTACATCGACGCGGCGCGGGCGACGGGGGCAAACGCGTGGACCGTGATCCGGGTGCATGTCATCGGCAACGTGCTGTCGCCGATCTTCGTCTATGCCACCTCGCTGACCTCGGTCTGCATGATCCTCGCGGCGGGCCTGTCATTCCTCGGCATCGGGGTGCGCCCGCCTGAACCGGAGTGGGGGCTGATGCTGAACACCCTGCGCTCTGCCATCTACGTGAACCCGTGGCTGTCGGCGCTGCCGGGGGTGATGATCTTCGTCACCTCGCTGTGCCTGAACCTGCTGAGCGACGGGCTGAGGAGTGCGATGAATGTCCGCGACTGA
- a CDS encoding ABC transporter permease: MLSYLLRRILLVLPVAFGVSVICFLLVQIAPGDPLTAIMPVDATAEEQAAMRAAYGLDKPLPVQYAIWIGNLVQGDMGKSIATGRPVAGEVFGAVQNSLLLAASAAVIAFPIGIFLGFLAGYFRDTWIDRGVTALSITGVSVPNYWLGIVLVIIFSVNLGWLPSMGAGPGGSQAWEWDWAHMRHLILPAVTLAVVPIGIVARTVRALAGDILTMDFVQALYAKGMSRADVLRHVARNAAATALSVMGLQLGYLLGGSILIETVFNWPGSGFLLSNAIFQRDLPLLQGTILVLALFFVAMNLIVDVAQAAIDPRIQRT; encoded by the coding sequence GTGCTCAGCTATCTACTTCGCCGCATCCTGCTGGTTCTTCCGGTCGCCTTCGGCGTCTCGGTCATCTGCTTTCTGCTGGTGCAGATCGCGCCGGGCGATCCGCTGACCGCCATCATGCCGGTCGACGCCACCGCCGAGGAACAGGCCGCGATGCGTGCCGCCTACGGTTTGGACAAGCCCCTGCCGGTGCAATACGCCATCTGGATCGGCAACCTCGTGCAGGGCGACATGGGAAAGTCCATCGCCACCGGCCGCCCCGTTGCCGGAGAAGTGTTCGGCGCTGTCCAGAACTCGCTTCTGCTGGCCGCTTCCGCCGCCGTCATCGCCTTTCCCATCGGCATCTTCCTCGGCTTCCTCGCGGGGTATTTCCGTGACACCTGGATCGACAGGGGCGTGACCGCGCTGTCGATCACCGGGGTTTCGGTGCCGAACTACTGGTTGGGCATCGTCCTGGTCATCATCTTCTCGGTCAACCTCGGCTGGCTGCCATCCATGGGCGCGGGCCCGGGCGGAAGCCAGGCGTGGGAATGGGACTGGGCGCACATGCGCCACCTGATCCTGCCCGCCGTGACGCTGGCGGTGGTGCCCATCGGTATCGTCGCGCGCACGGTGCGGGCGCTGGCGGGCGACATCCTGACCATGGACTTCGTGCAGGCATTGTATGCGAAGGGCATGAGCCGGGCCGACGTGCTGCGCCACGTCGCCCGCAACGCCGCCGCCACCGCGCTGTCGGTCATGGGCCTGCAGCTTGGTTACCTGCTGGGCGGTTCGATCCTGATCGAGACGGTCTTCAACTGGCCCGGCTCAGGCTTCCTGCTGTCGAACGCGATCTTCCAGCGCGACCTGCCGCTTCTGCAGGGCACGATCCTTGTGCTGGCGCTGTTCTTCGTGGCGATGAACCTGATCGTCGACGTGGCACAGGCCGCCATCGACCCGCGCATCCAGAGGACCTGA
- a CDS encoding ABC transporter substrate-binding protein, whose amino-acid sequence MKTFGKGVAALATAVTLLCGGMVQAQGTLRVGMTAADIPLTTGQTDQGGEGMRFMGYTVYDSLIEWDLTSADKPSVLIPGLATEWSVGDDQLTWTFKLREGVTFHDGSPFTAEVAVWNFEKLLNDQSEQYDPRQSAQGKSRIPAVASYEAVDDLTLTITTKEPDATLPYQLAWILMSSKANWEAMDKDWEKVAMSPSGTGPWKLETFVPRERAEMVPNTEYWDEDRIPKLDKMVLLPLPEPNARAAALMSGQVDWIEAPAPDTIPAMEGNGFVISSNAYPHNWTWHLSRLEGSPWNDINVRKAANLAIDREGMMPLLGGLMVPAKGFLPPSSQWFGNPEFDVTYDLEAAKALMQESGYGPDNRLAVKALISPSGSGQMLPLPMNEYVQQSLAEIWIDVEFMVVEWNQMINLWRAGAADASVDGSQSINFTYFIQDPFTGLIRHLDCNLIAPNGTNWGHYCDEEMQALFEGIKTTFDPEEQNAVLQKTHEKFVNDALFLFVTHDVAPRAMKPSVKGFVQAQNWYQNFSSITIEE is encoded by the coding sequence ATGAAGACTTTCGGAAAGGGCGTTGCGGCCCTTGCCACGGCCGTCACGCTGTTGTGCGGCGGCATGGTCCAGGCGCAGGGCACCCTGCGCGTGGGCATGACGGCGGCAGACATCCCGCTCACCACCGGCCAGACCGACCAGGGCGGCGAAGGCATGCGGTTCATGGGCTACACGGTCTACGACTCGCTGATCGAATGGGACCTGACGAGCGCCGACAAGCCCTCCGTCCTGATCCCCGGCCTTGCGACCGAATGGTCGGTGGGCGACGACCAGCTGACCTGGACGTTCAAGCTGCGCGAAGGCGTGACCTTCCACGACGGTTCGCCCTTCACCGCGGAAGTGGCGGTCTGGAACTTCGAGAAGCTCCTGAACGACCAGTCGGAACAGTATGACCCGCGCCAGTCCGCGCAGGGCAAGTCGCGCATTCCGGCGGTCGCCTCCTACGAGGCGGTGGACGACCTGACGCTGACCATCACCACCAAGGAACCCGACGCGACGCTGCCCTATCAGCTTGCGTGGATCCTGATGTCGTCGAAGGCGAACTGGGAGGCGATGGACAAGGACTGGGAAAAGGTCGCCATGTCGCCGTCGGGCACCGGCCCGTGGAAGCTGGAGACCTTCGTGCCGCGTGAACGCGCCGAAATGGTCCCCAACACCGAGTACTGGGACGAGGACCGCATCCCCAAGCTGGACAAGATGGTGCTGCTGCCGCTGCCCGAACCGAACGCCCGCGCCGCGGCGCTGATGTCGGGGCAGGTGGACTGGATCGAGGCGCCCGCGCCCGACACCATTCCGGCGATGGAAGGCAACGGCTTCGTCATCTCGTCGAACGCCTATCCGCACAACTGGACGTGGCACCTGTCGCGGCTGGAGGGTTCGCCCTGGAACGACATCAACGTCCGCAAGGCAGCCAACCTCGCCATCGACCGCGAAGGCATGATGCCGCTGCTGGGTGGCCTGATGGTCCCGGCGAAGGGCTTCCTGCCGCCGTCCTCGCAGTGGTTCGGCAACCCCGAGTTCGACGTGACCTACGACCTCGAGGCCGCAAAGGCGCTGATGCAGGAATCCGGCTACGGCCCCGACAATCGCCTGGCGGTCAAGGCGCTGATCTCGCCGTCGGGTTCGGGCCAGATGCTGCCGCTGCCGATGAACGAATACGTCCAGCAGAGCCTTGCGGAGATCTGGATCGACGTGGAATTCATGGTCGTCGAGTGGAACCAGATGATCAACCTGTGGCGCGCGGGCGCGGCGGATGCGTCGGTCGACGGGTCGCAGTCGATCAACTTCACCTACTTCATCCAGGACCCGTTCACCGGTCTGATCCGTCACCTCGACTGCAACCTGATCGCGCCGAACGGCACCAACTGGGGCCATTACTGCGACGAGGAGATGCAGGCGCTGTTCGAAGGCATCAAGACCACCTTCGATCCCGAAGAGCAGAACGCGGTGCTGCAGAAGACCCACGAGAAGTTCGTGAACGACGCGCTGTTCCTGTTTGTCACGCATGACGTGGCACCCCGCGCGATGAAGCCCTCCGTGAAAGGCTTCGTGCAGGCGCAGAACTGGTATCAGAACTTCTCCTCCATCACGATTGAAGAGTAA
- a CDS encoding aspartate/glutamate racemase family protein, translating into MSRLILMNPNSNAATTQAMVAIARQILPGVEGWTAPRGPGMIVTEEALAAAAEEVASADLGDAAGVIVSAFGDPGMAALAARLDCPVVGIGASAAAEAGAGGRSFAVVTTTPGLERSVDRLMRAHAGEGRYLGCFLTEGDPLRLMEDADTLDRALMEGIGRAAGQGAAVAIIGGGPLGEAAERLADRSPIPLIAPIRAAARALRARLDGPCR; encoded by the coding sequence GTGTCCCGACTGATCCTGATGAACCCCAATTCGAACGCCGCGACCACGCAGGCCATGGTCGCCATCGCCCGGCAGATTCTGCCCGGGGTCGAAGGCTGGACCGCACCGAGGGGGCCGGGGATGATCGTCACCGAAGAGGCGCTGGCCGCCGCAGCGGAGGAGGTGGCCTCGGCCGACCTCGGCGATGCGGCGGGGGTGATCGTCTCTGCCTTCGGCGATCCGGGGATGGCGGCGCTGGCCGCGCGGCTCGACTGTCCGGTGGTGGGCATCGGCGCTTCTGCTGCGGCAGAGGCGGGCGCGGGCGGGCGCAGCTTTGCCGTGGTGACGACGACGCCGGGCCTCGAACGGTCGGTGGACAGGCTGATGCGTGCCCATGCCGGGGAGGGCCGCTACCTGGGGTGTTTCCTGACGGAGGGCGATCCGCTGCGCCTGATGGAGGACGCCGACACGCTCGACCGCGCGCTCATGGAGGGGATCGGGCGGGCCGCGGGGCAGGGCGCGGCGGTGGCGATCATCGGCGGCGGACCGCTGGGAGAGGCGGCAGAGCGGCTGGCGGATCGGTCGCCGATTCCCCTGATCGCGCCGATCCGGGCGGCGGCGCGGGCGCTGCGTGCGCGTCTGGACGGGCCCTGCCGCTAA
- the map gene encoding type I methionyl aminopeptidase, translated as MTIDRQEDLDGLKEIGRIVANTLRAMAQAMEPGMTTRELDAIGRAYLDRHGAVSAPEQVYDFPGATCISVNEDIAHGIPGDRVIAAGDLVNIDVSASKNGYFADTGATHRVPPVKPSLDRLCRDGRRAMQIGIAQVRAGRRLDGIGQAIGRFASDRGYTLVRNLASHGVGRSLHEYPGEIATWPNKDKRRIHNGLVLTVEPFLSTGALWAADGGDGWTLRADPQAPVVQYEHTVVATGGKAIVVTLPG; from the coding sequence ATGACCATCGACAGACAGGAAGACCTCGACGGGCTGAAAGAGATCGGCCGCATCGTCGCCAACACCCTGCGCGCGATGGCACAGGCGATGGAGCCGGGCATGACCACCCGCGAACTCGACGCCATCGGGCGCGCGTATCTCGACCGGCACGGCGCGGTCTCGGCCCCCGAACAGGTCTACGACTTCCCCGGCGCCACCTGCATCAGCGTGAACGAGGACATCGCCCACGGCATCCCGGGCGACCGGGTGATCGCCGCAGGCGACCTCGTGAACATCGACGTTTCCGCCTCGAAGAACGGCTACTTCGCCGACACCGGCGCGACCCACCGCGTGCCGCCGGTGAAACCCTCGCTCGACCGGCTCTGCCGGGACGGCAGGCGGGCGATGCAGATCGGCATCGCGCAGGTCCGCGCGGGCCGCAGGCTGGACGGGATCGGGCAGGCCATCGGGCGCTTCGCCTCCGACCGGGGCTACACGCTGGTGCGCAACCTCGCCAGCCACGGCGTCGGTCGGTCGCTGCACGAATATCCCGGAGAGATCGCCACATGGCCCAACAAGGACAAGCGGCGCATCCACAACGGCCTTGTCCTGACGGTAGAGCCGTTCCTGTCCACCGGCGCGCTCTGGGCCGCCGACGGCGGTGACGGCTGGACCCTGCGCGCCGACCCGCAGGCGCCGGTCGTCCAGTACGAACACACCGTGGTCGCAACCGGCGGCAAGGCCATCGTCGTCACCCTGCCCGGCTGA
- a CDS encoding HNH endonuclease, whose product MDGDFRTTFVREPGALRHHPALVLNADYRPLSYYPLSLWTWQEAVKAKFLDRVDIVAEYDEVVRSPSMSIRIPSVVVLKDFVKPQKRVAFTRFNLFLRDEFRCQYCGTKAELTFDHVIPRARGGITSWENVVAACAPCNLRKGSRSLRQSGLSLRKVPRQPTAGELLNMGRRFPPNHLHDSWIDFLYWDAELEA is encoded by the coding sequence ATGGACGGAGATTTCAGAACCACATTCGTACGGGAGCCGGGCGCCCTGAGGCACCATCCGGCGCTTGTGCTGAACGCGGATTACAGGCCGTTGTCTTACTACCCGCTGAGCCTATGGACGTGGCAGGAAGCGGTGAAGGCCAAGTTTCTCGACCGGGTCGACATCGTGGCGGAATACGACGAGGTCGTCCGAAGCCCGAGTATGAGCATCAGGATACCCAGCGTGGTCGTCCTGAAGGATTTCGTGAAACCCCAGAAGCGCGTGGCCTTCACGCGCTTCAATCTTTTTCTGAGGGACGAATTCCGCTGCCAGTACTGCGGGACCAAGGCGGAGCTGACCTTCGATCACGTGATCCCGCGGGCGCGCGGCGGCATCACGAGCTGGGAAAACGTCGTGGCGGCCTGCGCGCCCTGCAACCTGCGCAAGGGATCGCGGAGCCTGCGCCAGTCGGGCCTGAGCCTGCGCAAGGTGCCGCGGCAGCCCACGGCGGGCGAGCTTCTGAACATGGGGCGGCGCTTTCCGCCGAACCACCTGCACGACAGCTGGATCGACTTCCTCTACTGGGACGCGGAACTGGAGGCCTGA
- a CDS encoding alpha/beta hydrolase: MTRVLKAGRRAPVSGETRSCVVFLHGYGANGADLLGLADPMGEHLPDTLFVAPDAPEACAGAPFGFQWFPIPWIDGSSEEEAAAGMMRAVDDLNAFLDALMVDEDLMPEQVCLFGFSQGTMMSLHVGPRREDAVAGIVGFSGRLLQPELLADEVQSKPPILLVHGDMDDVVPVDSLPAAAEALQGAGFQEVYAHIMKGTAHGIAPDGLSVALAFIRDKCGF; this comes from the coding sequence ATGACACGGGTTCTGAAGGCAGGGCGCCGCGCGCCGGTATCCGGGGAGACACGGTCCTGCGTGGTCTTCCTGCACGGTTACGGGGCGAACGGGGCGGACCTGCTGGGGCTGGCCGATCCGATGGGCGAACACCTGCCCGACACGCTGTTCGTCGCCCCCGACGCACCGGAGGCCTGCGCGGGCGCGCCCTTCGGCTTCCAGTGGTTCCCGATCCCGTGGATCGACGGCTCCTCCGAAGAGGAAGCGGCCGCCGGGATGATGCGGGCGGTCGACGACCTGAACGCCTTTCTCGACGCGCTGATGGTGGACGAGGACCTCATGCCGGAGCAGGTCTGCCTCTTCGGCTTCAGCCAGGGCACGATGATGAGCCTGCACGTGGGTCCGCGCCGCGAGGATGCGGTGGCGGGGATCGTCGGCTTCTCGGGCCGGCTGCTACAGCCGGAGCTTCTGGCGGACGAGGTCCAGTCCAAGCCGCCGATCCTGCTGGTGCATGGCGACATGGACGACGTGGTGCCGGTGGATTCGCTTCCCGCCGCGGCGGAGGCGCTTCAGGGCGCGGGCTTCCAGGAGGTCTATGCCCACATCATGAAGGGCACCGCCCACGGCATCGCGCCCGACGGGCTGTCGGTCGCGCTGGCCTTCATCCGCGACAAGTGCGGGTTCTGA
- a CDS encoding DNA-3-methyladenine glycosylase translates to MSESVGRIIVGDACVAEGADWLALREPRFAAALEATGPLPLRRRPDGFAQLLSAIVSQQVSVASARAIWARLEGAGMTSAAAVAGATDDELKALGLSRQKVAYAQALASAGIDFDGLRGMPTDEVVKTLVSVKGIGVWTAEIYAMFSLGRADVFAPGDLALQEGARLLFDLGERPKERALRQMAEAWSPWRSVAARALWAYYHVCKQREGIA, encoded by the coding sequence ATGAGCGAGAGTGTCGGGCGGATCATCGTGGGCGACGCCTGCGTGGCGGAAGGGGCGGACTGGCTGGCTCTGCGCGAGCCGCGCTTTGCCGCCGCGCTGGAGGCCACCGGGCCGCTGCCCTTGCGGCGCCGGCCTGACGGGTTCGCGCAGCTTCTGAGCGCCATCGTCAGCCAGCAGGTCAGCGTCGCCTCGGCGCGCGCGATCTGGGCGCGGCTGGAGGGGGCGGGCATGACCTCCGCCGCGGCGGTGGCCGGGGCCACGGACGATGAGCTGAAGGCGCTGGGGCTGTCGCGGCAGAAGGTGGCATATGCGCAGGCGCTGGCCTCTGCCGGCATCGACTTCGACGGCCTGCGCGGGATGCCCACCGACGAGGTGGTGAAGACCCTCGTGTCGGTGAAGGGGATCGGTGTCTGGACGGCAGAGATCTACGCGATGTTCAGCCTTGGCCGCGCGGATGTCTTTGCGCCCGGAGACCTTGCCCTGCAGGAGGGCGCGCGACTGCTGTTCGACCTTGGCGAACGGCCGAAGGAACGCGCGCTGCGCCAGATGGCCGAGGCCTGGTCACCCTGGAGATCGGTTGCGGCGCGCGCGCTCTGGGCCTACTACCATGTGTGCAAACAGCGAGAGGGCATTGCGTGA
- a CDS encoding MFS transporter — protein MTTQTTTQPSDTRARRNVTVLVLAQALLGSQMPMIFTIGGLAGQSLAPNPCYATLPISLIVLGSMLAATPVSAIMQKYGRRAGFFLGAGAGAVGGAIGAYGLLTASFTIFLLGSLVTGIYMSAQGFYRFAAADTASDDFRPKAISYVMAGGLASAVIGPQLVKFTADSYVIPFLGTYAGVIAINLIGACLFLFLDIPKPPVPAEDAPKGRTRWELLTTPRIGVAVICAAVSYALMNLVMTSTPLAVVGCGYETGDAANVVTAHVLAMFAPSFFTGHLIARFGVERIMATGLVILAGAGAVGLSGVNLEQFFVALVLLGIGWNFGFIGATTMLSGAHEAHERGRMQGLNDLIVFGAVTFASLSSGGLMNCSGGSPVQGWMSVNLAMAPFLVLAGGALIWLWLRPKDVVEA, from the coding sequence ATGACCACCCAGACCACGACCCAGCCCTCCGACACCCGCGCCCGGCGCAACGTCACCGTCCTCGTGCTCGCGCAGGCGCTTCTCGGGTCACAGATGCCGATGATCTTCACCATCGGCGGCCTGGCCGGTCAAAGCCTCGCGCCCAACCCCTGCTACGCCACGCTGCCGATCTCGCTGATCGTTCTGGGGTCCATGCTGGCCGCCACGCCGGTCTCGGCGATCATGCAGAAATACGGGCGCCGCGCGGGCTTCTTCCTCGGCGCGGGCGCTGGTGCGGTGGGCGGTGCGATCGGCGCTTACGGGCTCCTGACCGCCTCCTTCACGATCTTCCTGCTGGGCAGCCTCGTGACCGGCATCTACATGTCTGCGCAGGGCTTCTACCGCTTCGCCGCCGCCGACACCGCCTCCGACGACTTCCGCCCCAAGGCGATCTCCTACGTCATGGCAGGCGGCCTCGCCTCCGCCGTCATCGGGCCGCAACTGGTGAAGTTCACCGCCGACAGCTACGTGATCCCCTTCCTTGGCACCTACGCCGGGGTGATCGCGATCAACCTGATCGGCGCCTGCCTGTTCTTGTTCCTCGACATCCCCAAACCCCCGGTCCCGGCCGAGGATGCACCGAAGGGCCGCACCCGGTGGGAGCTTCTGACCACCCCCCGCATCGGCGTGGCGGTGATCTGCGCCGCGGTCTCCTACGCGCTGATGAACCTTGTGATGACATCGACACCGCTGGCGGTCGTCGGCTGCGGGTACGAGACCGGCGATGCCGCCAATGTCGTCACCGCGCACGTGCTCGCGATGTTCGCGCCCAGCTTCTTCACCGGCCACCTGATCGCGCGCTTCGGCGTCGAGCGGATCATGGCGACGGGCCTCGTCATCCTCGCGGGCGCGGGCGCCGTTGGCCTCTCGGGCGTGAACCTCGAACAGTTCTTCGTGGCGCTGGTCCTGCTCGGCATCGGCTGGAACTTTGGCTTTATCGGCGCAACCACCATGCTTTCCGGTGCCCATGAGGCGCACGAACGCGGTCGCATGCAGGGCTTGAACGACCTGATCGTCTTCGGCGCCGTCACCTTCGCCTCGCTGTCGTCGGGCGGGCTGATGAACTGCTCGGGCGGCTCGCCGGTGCAGGGCTGGATGTCCGTGAACCTCGCCATGGCGCCCTTCCTCGTGCTGGCCGGCGGCGCGCTGATCTGGCTCTGGCTGCGCCCCAAGGACGTGGTCGAGGCCTGA
- a CDS encoding squalene/phytoene synthase family protein, whose protein sequence is MIAPGSDLHACAEIVERGDPERFAGAMAAPVEARRALFPLYAFNVEVARAPWVTAEPMIAEMRLQWWRDALDEIGSGGAVRRHEVVTPLAEVLDAEGAAVLDALVEARRADIEKAPFGEADGLWTYLEATGGGLMAVAARCLGDRDGRAARALGTASGLAAYLRAVPELEARGKLPLADGRSEAVGALAARGLELVGEARAAQSAMPRAARAALMPGVLAEAVLKRVVADPTRVKAGAVMPSEATVRLARLKAGLFGRV, encoded by the coding sequence ATGATCGCGCCCGGGTCGGATCTGCATGCCTGCGCGGAAATCGTCGAACGCGGCGATCCGGAGCGTTTCGCGGGGGCCATGGCGGCGCCGGTCGAGGCGCGGCGGGCGCTGTTCCCCTTGTATGCCTTCAACGTCGAGGTGGCGCGCGCCCCTTGGGTAACGGCAGAGCCGATGATCGCCGAGATGCGCCTGCAGTGGTGGCGCGACGCGCTGGACGAGATCGGCAGCGGCGGCGCGGTACGGCGGCACGAGGTGGTCACGCCGCTGGCGGAGGTGCTGGACGCCGAGGGCGCCGCGGTGCTGGACGCGCTGGTGGAAGCGCGTCGGGCGGATATCGAGAAGGCGCCGTTCGGCGAGGCGGACGGGTTGTGGACCTACCTTGAGGCGACGGGCGGCGGGCTGATGGCCGTAGCGGCGAGGTGCCTTGGCGACCGCGACGGGCGTGCGGCGCGGGCGCTGGGGACGGCATCGGGGCTGGCGGCCTACCTGCGGGCGGTGCCGGAGCTGGAGGCGCGCGGCAAGCTGCCGCTGGCCGACGGGCGCTCCGAGGCGGTGGGGGCGCTGGCGGCGCGCGGTCTGGAGCTGGTGGGCGAGGCGCGGGCGGCGCAGTCCGCGATGCCGCGTGCGGCGCGGGCGGCGCTGATGCCCGGTGTGCTGGCCGAAGCGGTGCTGAAGCGGGTCGTGGCCGATCCGACGCGGGTGAAGGCAGGGGCGGTGATGCCCTCCGAGGCCACGGTTCGGTTGGCGCGCCTGAAGGCGGGGCTGTTCGGCAGGGTCTGA